In Clostridia bacterium, the following proteins share a genomic window:
- a CDS encoding DciA family protein, giving the protein MADAIRRLPAEEAAGTAWTFVCGQAVSDRTKVLEFREGILRIEVPDAAWRAQLLGMAGHYRAALTEYSGQTVQRIEFLLPEEAIRWAARRDNP; this is encoded by the coding sequence ATGGCTGACGCGATCAGACGTCTTCCTGCGGAAGAAGCGGCAGGGACGGCTTGGACATTCGTCTGCGGCCAGGCGGTCTCCGACCGCACGAAAGTTCTGGAATTCCGCGAAGGCATCCTGAGAATCGAAGTGCCAGATGCCGCGTGGCGTGCGCAGTTGCTCGGCATGGCCGGACATTACCGCGCAGCGCTCACTGAGTACAGCGGACAGACGGTGCAGCGGATCGAGTTTCTTCTGCCCGAGGAAGCAATTCGATGGGCCGCACGCAGGGACAACCC
- a CDS encoding CCA tRNA nucleotidyltransferase has product MRLKEAAIEIVRVLRERGHQAYLVGGCVRDLLLGREPADYDVSTDATPDRVLRIFPETYAVGAQFGVVLVPPKSLGEADCDSAEAAGKCVEVATFRSDGVYSDGRHPDEVRYTSDPREDVQRRDFTINGLMLDPLNGDKVLDWVGGRDDLAAGIVRTIGSPERRFAEDKLRMLRAVRFAARFSYSIDPETFAAIKEFAPQIAQVSRERVRDELTKMLTEGSARLAFEFLDQSGLLREVLPEVERMKGVAQPPQYHPEGDVWVHTLLLLGMLHPECSRTLAWGALLHDVGKPPTFRVAPDRIRFDGHVEVGTRMAEEICRSLRFSNEDTEQIAALVANHLRFADVLKMKKSTLKRFLRLPRFTEHLELHRIDCLGSHGMLDLYEFCREKVETMPEEEMRPAPLITGHDLIHAGYKPGPRFREILSAVEDGQLEGRLRDKETAMQFIRSEYPLAS; this is encoded by the coding sequence ATGAGATTGAAAGAGGCTGCAATCGAGATCGTACGGGTCTTGCGCGAGCGCGGGCACCAGGCCTACCTTGTAGGCGGATGCGTCCGCGACCTCCTGCTCGGCCGGGAGCCTGCCGATTACGATGTCTCAACCGATGCTACGCCTGACCGGGTGTTGCGAATCTTTCCCGAGACCTACGCGGTCGGCGCGCAGTTTGGCGTGGTGCTCGTTCCTCCTAAGTCGCTGGGTGAGGCGGACTGTGACTCCGCCGAAGCTGCCGGCAAGTGTGTCGAAGTGGCTACTTTCCGCAGCGACGGCGTTTATAGCGATGGGCGCCACCCCGACGAAGTGCGCTACACGTCAGATCCGCGGGAAGACGTGCAGCGTCGCGATTTCACAATCAACGGATTGATGCTCGATCCGCTCAATGGAGACAAGGTACTGGACTGGGTCGGGGGACGCGACGACCTGGCAGCGGGAATCGTGCGGACGATCGGAAGTCCCGAGCGCCGCTTCGCAGAAGACAAGTTACGCATGTTGCGAGCGGTTCGTTTTGCTGCGCGATTCAGCTACAGCATCGATCCCGAAACCTTCGCCGCCATCAAGGAGTTCGCTCCGCAGATCGCACAGGTGAGCCGCGAGCGAGTGCGCGATGAACTCACCAAAATGCTCACGGAAGGCAGTGCCAGGCTCGCCTTCGAATTTCTCGACCAGAGTGGCCTTCTGCGCGAGGTGCTCCCGGAAGTTGAAAGAATGAAAGGCGTCGCGCAGCCGCCGCAGTATCATCCCGAGGGCGACGTCTGGGTACACACGCTGCTGCTGCTCGGCATGCTGCATCCGGAGTGCTCGCGCACCCTCGCCTGGGGTGCTCTGCTGCACGATGTTGGCAAGCCGCCAACATTTCGCGTCGCTCCTGACCGCATCCGCTTTGATGGCCATGTCGAGGTCGGAACGCGCATGGCAGAAGAGATCTGCCGAAGCCTGCGCTTTTCGAACGAAGATACCGAGCAGATCGCTGCTCTCGTTGCCAATCATCTGCGCTTCGCTGACGTCTTGAAGATGAAGAAATCGACGCTCAAGCGTTTTCTCCGCCTGCCGAGGTTCACCGAACATCTGGAGTTGCACCGCATCGATTGCCTCGGCAGTCACGGTATGCTCGATCTGTACGAGTTTTGCCGCGAGAAAGTGGAGACGATGCCGGAAGAAGAAATGAGGCCGGCGCCGCTCATCACGGGGCACGACCTCATCCATGCAGGTTATAAACCAGGACCGCGCTTTCGCGAAATCCTGTCTGCCGTGGAAGACGGACAACTCGAGGGACGCCTCCGCGACAAGGAAACAGCTATGCAGTTCATCCGCAGCGAGTATCCGCTTGCGTCATAA